Proteins from one Legionella taurinensis genomic window:
- a CDS encoding F0F1 ATP synthase subunit epsilon yields MAITTHLDIVSAEKEIYSGVVELVVATGELGEVGITPGHAPLLTVLKPGEIRITLPGGSQEIYYVSGGMLEVQPHCVTVLADTVERADNLDEAAALAAKAKAEEEIANKNTDLDYSRAAAELARAVAQIRAIQKLRKNLK; encoded by the coding sequence ATGGCGATTACCACGCACCTGGACATTGTCAGTGCTGAAAAGGAAATTTATTCAGGCGTTGTTGAGTTGGTTGTGGCAACCGGTGAGCTTGGCGAGGTAGGGATTACTCCTGGCCACGCACCTTTGCTGACCGTACTTAAACCCGGTGAAATCAGGATAACGCTTCCTGGCGGCAGCCAGGAGATTTACTACGTATCTGGCGGCATGCTGGAGGTACAACCTCATTGCGTTACCGTGTTGGCTGATACAGTAGAGCGTGCGGATAACCTTGATGAAGCCGCGGCCCTGGCTGCAAAGGCTAAAGCCGAGGAAGAGATTGCCAACAAAAACACGGATCTGGATTACTCCCGAGCCGCAGCCGAATTGGCCAGAGCGGTTGCTCAAATTCGAGCGATACAAAAACTTCGCAAGAATTTAAAATAA
- the thpR gene encoding RNA 2',3'-cyclic phosphodiesterase → MTSIRAFWGIQLPQAANNTLAGFIRSLQTNLADTNIRWSAPENLHITLQFLKAVDKEDIPSLIVTVGQHVQGLSAFPIQLGKVELFPSPHKPHVISLAVPVNQSLITLANRVGEGILRAGYEIEQRPYRAHLTLGRLRQKGKVLLPQDLMWPDLGDIPVQEIGLWESRPSHQGSCYLLLHKERLAWA, encoded by the coding sequence ATGACATCGATCCGGGCTTTTTGGGGTATACAACTGCCGCAAGCAGCGAATAACACGTTGGCTGGCTTTATCCGTTCTCTACAAACCAATCTGGCCGATACAAACATCCGATGGTCTGCGCCAGAAAATTTACATATTACTTTACAGTTTTTAAAGGCCGTTGATAAGGAGGATATCCCTTCTTTGATTGTTACGGTGGGACAGCACGTGCAGGGCCTTTCCGCTTTTCCTATCCAGTTGGGAAAAGTTGAATTATTTCCATCCCCCCATAAACCGCATGTCATTTCGCTTGCAGTACCCGTCAATCAGTCCCTGATTACGCTTGCCAATCGTGTAGGAGAAGGCATACTCCGGGCGGGGTATGAGATTGAACAAAGACCCTACCGTGCTCATCTGACCTTAGGCCGCTTGCGTCAGAAAGGAAAAGTACTTTTGCCACAGGATTTGATGTGGCCCGATCTCGGGGACATCCCTGTGCAGGAAATCGGTTTGTGGGAAAGCAGGCCGTCGCATCAGGGGTCCTGTTATCTCCTGCTGCATAAAGAGCGATTGGCGTGGGCCTGA